DNA from Ananas comosus cultivar F153 linkage group 12, ASM154086v1, whole genome shotgun sequence:
atttcaaattttaataaattattaagtggacaattttattatatttgttggAAAATATGGACTAGTGGGCTACCTGAGTCACATATGAAAGCCAGGACATTCGACACTGGTGCGATCACACCACCTCGGTATTCCCAATCTCGAAGCCCAATCCGAATCCCTAGTGACGAAACTCGACCGACGGTCCAGATCAACCGACACTCGCACcgttttttctattattattattttcattttcaccCCACCGTTTCCAGCTCATTCACGCTCGTCCTCACTCCCTCCGTCGACGGAAtaaaagggagaagaagaagacgctGCCACTCCTCTGCTTTAAATATTTCGATATTATTATATTCATTGCTCTCTCCTTTTCCTgagatatctctctctctcgatatcgatctcgatctcgatctcgagcGATCGCTGAGGGGCGATTAAGCCTCAGATCCAGGGGCGATCTCCTTCTTCGCCTTCGCCGAAGCCCTAGCTCGCGATCGCCATGGCGGCGGCCAACGCCCCGATCGCCATGAGAGAGGCCCTCACGGTGAGTATCGCCCCTCGTTAACTGtccactgctctctctctctgtctctcttcgATTCCTTCCTCTTCGGCTTGGATTTTTAAGTCGGATTGGAGGTTGAGAGGTGGAGATAGGGTTTCTGAATAGTCGCCGCTGTTTTGATCTCGAGTTCTAGCTTGCATCATGCTGATCTGGTCGAAGAGCTTCGAGATCGTGATCCGTCTCTTTTGATTGTGATGATTCTTCTCTGTTTGGTTTCAGCTTCCGAGCGTCGGCATAAACCCGCAATTCATCACCTTCACGCATGTCACGATGGAATCGGAGAAGTATATCTGTGTCAGGGAGACCTCGCCCCAAAACAGTGTGGTGATCATTGATATGAGCATGCCGATGCAGCCGCTGAGGAGGCCTATCACGGCGGATTCCGCGCTGATGAATCCGAATAGCAGGATTCTAGCTCTTAAAGGTCTCGATTTGatctctctttctttgtctgctcattttctctcttttctgttCTAGTTTTATTTCCTTTCTGTTGCACTGATTAAGGAGTTCATTTGTACTTTATAATGCTTTCGGTCTTGTGCTATTTCGTCTCCCTTTGATACTTAGTAAATAGCATTTGATagtttagattaattttgtagGATTTGAATCACCTACGACTACGAGTATCTTCCGCACATGCTATTATGATTTGTTTCCATATATGCTGTGAATTAACTACATCATGTCTTATCCTTCACACAGTGATTGGCACCACCAAATACATATTTAAACGGCCTAATAGCGTTATGGTTATTTCCACTTCATAAGTTATTAGCTTGACAGGGATGAAGTATTGAGCAATACTGTGAAAAGTTGATGTTGGCACAATACAATACATGGATCAGAGAATATTCAATCCAAGGGATGGTTACCTTATCTCATCCTTTATGAATTTTGCAGCTCAAATACCAGGAACTGTTCAGGATCACctacaaatttttaatattgaaatgAAGACTAAAGTGAAATCTCATCAGATGCCTGAGCAGGTAAGCTTGCTACAACTTTAAATATACAGAGTAATAGTATCGTTTTTTTCTGCagaaaaaaattcactagtcaGCGGACTGATTTGTTATTCTGGTGTGTaggttgtattttggaagtgGATTACCCCAAAGATGTTAGGGCTGGTTACACAAACCTCAGTGTACCATTGGTCAATAGAAGGTATGCCAGCTTTTGGAGTACATGCACTACCTTTTTCGTTGTTTAAGCTAAATctctgttttctttctttttcactttgATGATCAGTATCATCATGCTAGATTTTTAGTTACTTTTTAGAGTAATGTTACTAAAGGTTTATTAAATCTTATATACAGGAGATTCAGAACCTGTTAAAATGTTCGATAGGACTGCTAATCTGGCAAATAATCAGATCATCAACTACCGTTGTGACCCCACAGAAAAATGGCTAGTTTTAATTGGAATTGCGCCAGGTGCTCCTGAGGTATGCTtatattaactttattttttgagtGACACACGGCATCATTCTTGAGGGGAACTTTTTTAATGGCAACGACAAGAACTTTCTGTGAGCAATTACTTTTATTATAGATCACAAAATCTTAACATTGATCAAGCCGTGCTGCTATATGTCTGTACATATAAAAGAATCGCATAAAATTATCACATGAAATTGGTAGTCAAGATCCGTAAGACCTTCACTTGATCTAAaacttcactccaataaatgCTGAAGCGCACTATcgcaatataaaaaaaacattaatacTCACTTAAAACAAATCCTGGTAACAACAAAACTTTCCATATCATTTTGTATCTATAATGAGAGATACAGACTGTGGTATGTAGTAATCGAACTGCTGGTAGCCCTGTTCGTGTTTATTTTCTATGATTCAATAAGTTGATCAGTTTATGAGCAAGAATTTTTGAACATTTTTGACAAggtcaaattttaatatttatcgtAATATCATTTGGCTATTGCCTGATAGTTACTGGTTGGACATACTTCACGACAGTTTATCATATTTGGTTGTAAACACTTAAAAATCATTTGACAAGGTCAATTGACCCCTCCGCCTCGTAAGCACTTAAATCATTTGGCAGGTGAAAAGTCAATTTACCACTCTTCTTTGTCAGTTCTTGGAGCTTTCTGATGCGTATTTTTTATTGCACAGCTGCCTTTTGCTTTTGTTGCTTACTTTATAGTTGATGCTTCCTCATCTTAGTCTTATGCTACTCAAGCCATTTACCTTCTTATTTGTCCATTGTCGATCTTTCTTGTCTTGTTCAATGAATCTCATGAGTTTGGATGTCAACTACAGAGACCACAACTGGTCAAAGGAAGCATGCAGCTCTTTTCTGTCGACCAGCAGCGCAGTCAGGCACTTGAAGCACATGCTGCATCCTTTGCTACATTCAAGGTGATATTAGAATCTTCCTTTCTGCTTGTTGCTTTGATGGGTTTTTGCACTTTGAGGTACATATTCTTATGCATCCAGTGTTGGCTGCACACCCTCTTATTTATTCAGGTTGCTGGCAACGAGAAACCCTCTGTTCTAATTTGTTTTGCCTCAAAGACCAGCAACGCTGGACAGATTACTTCAAAATTGCATGTCATTGAACTTGGTGCACAACCAGGTTTGTATTGTGTGTGCTTGCGTGTGTTTCAAATATAGACTAGTTTGTTGGAAATTTTTTGTGCAGCTCTTTGACTTGTCATGCAATTTCAAGAAAGTCTTGAACTTTCCATCTTTTCATATAAATCCACTTcacttttgagtttttcttaCATAAAAGACTATACATAGGTACACTTACAAACGACATATTTATAGCTTAAAGATATATGTGAAAAGATGAAAAGTTAGGGAATTTCTTGAAACTCCTGTGTAGTCAGGGACTTCACTATAAATTTCCCCTCTGTTTTTtgtattagatttttttaaaattattttttgcttcttctccatCATTTTGGTGAGAATAGATCTTAAATATTCTTATGCTTTTTCACTTGCTACCAGGTAATTAGCTAAATAATCTTTTCAGATCATTCAAGTGAATCTTTCTCGTCACCTTTTACCCTCCTCATTCCTCTTATTCTCAAGGTAAATTGTCTTTTTATTAGGGAAGCCTGGTTTTACGAAGAAACAAGCAGATCTGTTCTTCCCACCAGATTTTGCTGATGACTTCCCTGTTGCAATGCAGGTAGAAAATTCACCCTActttattgtattttaaatGAAAGATTACCTCCTTAAGATCACATTATTGATCAAGATAATTTATTTCACAGATCTCACAGAAGTACAGTTTGATATTTGTGATCACAAAGCTTGGACTTTTATTTGTGTATGATTTGGAGACAGCAGCAGCAGTCTACAGAAACCGTATCAGTCCAGATCCTATATTTTTGACTGCAGAAGCTTCAGCTAATGGTGGCTTTTATGCTATTAATAGGAGGGGACAGGTTCTGCTTGCCACTGTCAATGATGCCACTATTGTGCCTTTCATTAGCGGTCAAGTATGTATGCTGGCAAATTATCTTTGTGTTGGTTGAAATATATGGGCACACCCCCCAACTATCAGTCATTTggacttattttatttcaaatccaACAAATTGAAGTTCAGGGACCTATACTTAAATGACATATGGTTGGGTGTTGCCTACACTATACACATTTTGTAACTAGTTTGGTTATTAACAATGTCTTATTATAAGAGGTCATTTATGATTTTTATGCCAATTTCAGTTGAATAATCTGGAGCTTGCTGTGAACATTGCCAAACGAGCGAATCTTCCAGGAGCAGAGAACCTGGTAAAAATATCTCCATTTTTACGTTGTTTTctgtctttcttttttttgtttatttttctttcagcTACTCATTATGAAGTATTTATATTATGCCTAAATTAATGTGGTATAGTATTTTCCTTGTCTGTTTCTTGTTTTTTTCGTTTTCTACAAGATTTAAAGAAGAATTCTTCAATAATTGATGGCATATGCTACTTAATAAACTACTTATTACATGTCTTTTGGACTTCTTTGTTTGTAATACCTGCTTCCTATGATTCTTATTATTTGCTTTACTATTTATAGGGAGaattatagttttttataaTACATTTTTGTGCATTTTCTTACCTCCAGTGTTTATGTAATATTGGAACTCCACCCTTGCTTTCTGTGAGCAGGTTGTGCAGAGATTCCAGGAACTGTTCTCACAGACAAAGTACAAGGAAGCTGCCGAGCTTGCTGCAGAATCTCCACAGGGCATACTTCGGACACCTGAGACGGTTGCAAAGTTTCAGGCAACTACCTTCCTTTCCCTTTTGTGCTCTTCTTTGGCTTCGTTTCTGCATATTTTCAGTTAGTAAACTTAGTAGCGTGCAAAGCAGCTACGTTCTTGGCATCTAGTATGATTTAATTTTTCCTCGACATTGTTTCCCAATTTTTTTCGGGCAATATGAGGTGGCTAGAGATCAAACTGAATAGTGGAAAAAACAAACACAATGTTTATAACCAACTGTCATCCTGGTATCTATCTATTTAGAAAATGCTTCAGGAGGCCATAGCAAAATAATGCAAGAGAGGATACTCCCATGAAATATACCAGGCCCCATGGAACTTATCTGCCTCGAAGGTTGCAAAATATTGTTCTTTTTGTCTTCATGTTTGAAGCTCAATTAAGCTAGAAAAAGTAAGTGAAACCGAATCCTGTCATTTCTAGGTAGTTTTACTATGCTTAGGAGTTTCATTCTGCATACTCTTCACAAGTAAAGAAGCTGCTATCTCTATTTAACTTTAACAGTGTCTCAATctcgaaaataacttaattgAAAGCTAATGTTCTATACCTGATGCAGAGTGTTCCTGTACAAGCTGGACAAACTCCGCCTCTATTGCAGTATTTTGGAACATTGTTAACTAAGGGAAAGCTAAATGCTTTTGAGTCTTTAGAGTTATCGCGCCTTGTTGTgaatcaaaacaaaaagaatctGTTGGAGAATTGGTTGGCTGAGGACAAGCTTGAGTGCAGTGAAGAACTTGGAGATCTTGTCAAGGTATGATTGCCAGTTTTGCTGAAAGCACTTATTTTGTTTCACTTTTTCATTCATCATTTCTTCTGTGTGGCTATGGTTGACGTGTTTTTGTACTCGGAAACTTCTCTGTTTGTAGACTGTGGACAATGATCTTGCGCTGAAAATTTACATAAAAGCAAGGGCTACTCCAAAAGTCGTTGCTGCTTTCGCTGAACGAAGGGAGTTTGACAAGATTCTTATTTACTCCAAGCAGGTTGTCTTCCATTATCATACAAGTAGTTATGGTCTTCCATTTGTTACTCGTTAAAAAAACGTTAGCGTTAAATTGCAGGTATTAAGCTTTACCAACGGTAACCCCTGAAAATTTGACTTCTCTATGATACAGGTTGGGTACACTCCggattatctttttcttctccagACTATTCTGAGGTCAGATCCCCAGGTAATTGTTAAATATGGATTTCATAGATAAATTATTTGTTGAATCCTTTTAGCTTTTTTTGCTAACCAAAGATTGTATGGCAGGGAGCTGTTAACTTTGCTCTTATGATGTCACAAATGGAGGGCGGTTGTCCAGTGGATTATAATACAATCACTGATCTCTTTCTTCAGGTGAGTTCACATtctgaaataataatttatagttatataGATGGTCAACCATTTAGTCCATGAACAAACGGGATGTTGACTCTCCAAATTAACTTGTtcctttttgggttttttttttttctttttttttaaaacttttctttctttctttctttttttggggggaCTGTAGAGAAACATGATCAGAGAAGCAACAGCCTTCTTATTAGATGTGTTGAAGCCAAACCTGCCTGAGCACGCCTTTCTTCAAACCAAGGTAACACATATTTTTTCCCCAATATATGGGCCTGTTCCTCCCAGCTGAATTTTCTACAGAAGCGTTCTTTGAGTAGAGTTATTCAAGAAGCATGCAATAGCCTTTTTGACCAAAATATCTTCAACAGCTTCTCGCTGCAGCAGAAGCTTCATATATTGGAACTTCTGCTTGTAATGTccaaaagctcattttagcCTCCCACCATATTGTAGAATCTTAGACCATATGTCTAGCAAATGCTTGCTTTCAGAAGCTTCTGCTTCCTGAAATTGAAAAGCTGTGCTAGAAAGGCCAAACAGGCACTAATTATGTTTTATATTGGATATTACCCAACTTGTTTTCTATGTTTACTTTTTTGATATTTCAGGTTTTAGAGATCAATCTAGTTACATATCCGAATGTTGCTGATGCTATTTTAGCTAACGGGATGTTCAGCCATTATGATCGCCCGCGTATAGCTCAGCTGTGTGAAAAGGCTGGCTTATATTTGCGAGCCCTTCAGGTCATATGGTTTTCCTGCATTACTTATAATATTGTGTAAAGCTTTTATATTCTATGACTATTTATTTAAATTGTTCATTCTTATTTTGCAGCATTATACAGAGCTCCCAGATATCAAACGTGTTATTGTGAATACTCATGCCATTGAGCCACAGGTTTGTTATCTCagattacaattttttttttcctttttttccttcattttctGCTCTAAATAATGTATACTTTATTTTGTAGGCCTTGGTGGAGTTTTTTGGTACCCTGTCGAGGGAGTGGGCATTAGAGTGCATGAAGGACCTTTTACTAGTCAATCTGAGAGGAAATCTACAAATAATTGTTCAGGCAAGCCTTATTCTTACTGTTGTTCAAATGGTAATGCCGGTCACCTTTTGGACATCTGGTTGTAATATCATATTTTGTTCAGACTGCCAAAGAATACTCTGAGCAGTTGGGTGTGGACGCGTGCATAAAATTATTTGAGCAATTTAAGTCCTATGAAGGTCTTTACTTCTTCTTGGGGTCATATTTGAGTTCCAGGTACATTTGTCTGCAAGTGAAACTTTCCTTGGTGTCACTTTCTTTTTAGGCACTGCGatttatattatctttttcttattcttttgccCTAACAGTGAAGATCCAGAGATCCATTTTAAGTACATTGAGGCGGCAGCAAGAACTGGACAAATTAAAGAAGTTGAACGGGTTACAAGGGAATCTAATTTCTATGACCCTGAGAAAACAAAGAACTTTCTAATGGAAGCAAAACTCCCCGATGCACGGCCTCTCATAAATGTTTGTGATCGTTTTGGTTTTGTTCCTGATTTGACACACTACTTGTATACCAATAACATGCTTCGGTATATTGAGGGCTATGTACAAAAGGTAagaattttacttttttctttttttgggaactctgtcattttttatatactGCATATTCAATTCTTAAAATTAAGTCAAAAAGCTCAGTTAAGGGTCTGTGTGGCCTGTTGCTTCTGCAGGATTGATGTTTGAGTAGAGTTATTTGGAGAAGCACCAACATCTTTTTTCAATCCATAAAAAAAATCCCTGTGTTACCACAACTTCTTTTAGGAATGCCAAAGCCTGTTtcaactagggatgtcaacgggtcggattcggggcagattttcaaaaacccgaacgcaaatccgaccaaaaacccgaaacccgaaacccggacctgaacccgaacccaaaaatccgaacccgaaacaattatttctctttttcaatatttcaaaatatattacattaaatctaaaattttaaaatacacattcaaatataacatcaaagttttatatacatagtatatataatgtaaaaataaattcgggttcaggttGGGTGGGGtatagtcaaaattcatatccgaatttatatccgtcgggtttttatttttgatatccatatccgaaaccATATCCGTTTAGCATCGGGTAAATCCGCTCCTtccggattcgggttcggataaaattttgggtatccgtatccattgacatccctagtttcAACAAAAGCCCGACTACTGCTTCTCCAATACAGAACCTGTTCCATAAACTAGTTAAAAAAGGCACTAAGATGATAACTAACAACTATTCCACATAGAGTTCGAAGTTGTTAACTCTTACTGCTTGTATAGGTGAACCCTGGCAATGCTCCTTTGGTCGTAGGCCAGCTGCTCGATGATGAGTGCCCTGAAGACTTCATTAAAGGCCTCATTCTTTCTGTCCGTTCTCTCCTTCCAGTTGAGCCACTTGTGGAAGAATGTGAGAAGAGGTTTGTGGATCTTACATAGTGCTGCTAATTGGCCTGGACCATCCTAGAGCCTATAAGGCTGGGACTGTTtttcaaggatttaagtgccgtggtatGGGGCCGTGCCGAGAACTTAATGGCACTATGTGTGCTGTGCTATGCCAATGTGTGCCGGTCATAAAAATGCTTGTGTGCTGACACATTGTGACGTCaagtatttattttctttggcactaatatattttaattgcttACTGTATATGTTAAGCCATTTTTGTATTTCATTGAGATAACTTgttaatttcaaagaaaagatgATGTTGAGTCATGCCATCGGCATGGGGGGAGTCATATCGTGCTGATATCTTGTCGGCACGGTTGGCACGACCCGTTCAACGGGAACTTAAAACCTTGATGTTTTAATCTTGAAATGGGCCAACCGAACCCCATTACAGTTCAGCTtattaaatgggtgcagttcaGTTTGGATTTTGAGGAAAAGTAGAATCAAACTGTGATTTTCTCTTTGTATAAAATCTGAACTGAAACAGAATTGAGCATATATGGAAACTAAACTCAATATGAAACTGGAATATTCAGTTATATCACTCGGTTCAATTTCCgggtaaattaaaaaaattcagtaTCTTTGACCTATAAGTGCTTTTAGTGTCTGTGCTCCCTTTGCCTCCTAAGAGTCTAAGGTTCGAAATTAGTGTACTGCAATTTAATctgtaatataaaaatatcataaattcaTGGAAGATTTCAAATCAGGTTCATTGTTTTCTTGGTTCATTTGGTTTTCTTGCCCATCATACTTAGTATTTCTAGCTAACAACTTCTCTTGTGTAATACTTTTTTTGACTTCGCTAAATTTGGTACAGGAATCGACTGAGATTACTTACCCAATTCTTGGAGCATCTCGTGAGTGAAGGGAGCCAGGATGTGCACGTCC
Protein-coding regions in this window:
- the LOC109718555 gene encoding clathrin heavy chain 1-like, with translation MAAANAPIAMREALTLPSVGINPQFITFTHVTMESEKYICVRETSPQNSVVIIDMSMPMQPLRRPITADSALMNPNSRILALKAQIPGTVQDHLQIFNIEMKTKVKSHQMPEQVVFWKWITPKMLGLVTQTSVYHWSIEGDSEPVKMFDRTANLANNQIINYRCDPTEKWLVLIGIAPGAPERPQLVKGSMQLFSVDQQRSQALEAHAASFATFKVAGNEKPSVLICFASKTSNAGQITSKLHVIELGAQPGKPGFTKKQADLFFPPDFADDFPVAMQISQKYSLIFVITKLGLLFVYDLETAAAVYRNRISPDPIFLTAEASANGGFYAINRRGQVLLATVNDATIVPFISGQLNNLELAVNIAKRANLPGAENLVVQRFQELFSQTKYKEAAELAAESPQGILRTPETVAKFQSVPVQAGQTPPLLQYFGTLLTKGKLNAFESLELSRLVVNQNKKNLLENWLAEDKLECSEELGDLVKTVDNDLALKIYIKARATPKVVAAFAERREFDKILIYSKQVGYTPDYLFLLQTILRSDPQGAVNFALMMSQMEGGCPVDYNTITDLFLQRNMIREATAFLLDVLKPNLPEHAFLQTKVLEINLVTYPNVADAILANGMFSHYDRPRIAQLCEKAGLYLRALQHYTELPDIKRVIVNTHAIEPQALVEFFGTLSREWALECMKDLLLVNLRGNLQIIVQTAKEYSEQLGVDACIKLFEQFKSYEGLYFFLGSYLSSSEDPEIHFKYIEAAARTGQIKEVERVTRESNFYDPEKTKNFLMEAKLPDARPLINVCDRFGFVPDLTHYLYTNNMLRYIEGYVQKVNPGNAPLVVGQLLDDECPEDFIKGLILSVRSLLPVEPLVEECEKRNRLRLLTQFLEHLVSEGSQDVHVHNALGKIIIDSNNNPEHFLTTNPYYDSRVVGKYCEKRDPTLAVVAYRRGQCDDELIDVTNKNSLFKLQARYVVERMDGDLWEKVLQPENEYRRQLIDQVVSTALPESKSPEQVSAAVKAFMTADLPHELIELLEKIVLQNSAFSGNFNLQNLLILTAIKADPSRVMDYINRLDNFDGPAVGEVAVEAQLYEEAFAIFKKFNLNVQAVNVLLDNIQSIERAVEFAFRVEEEAVWSQVAKAQLREGLVSDAIESFIRADDATQFLDVISAAEGANVYHDLVKYLLMVRQKAKEPKVDGELIYAYAKIDRLSEIEEFILMPNVANLQSVGDRLFDDGLYEAAKIIFAFISNWAKLACTLVKLKQFQGAVDAARKANSSKTWKEVCFACVDAEEFRLAQICGLNIIVQVDDLEEVSDYYQNRGCFNELISLMESGLGLERAHMGIFTELGVLYARYRPEKLMEHIKLFSTRLNIPKLIRACDEQQHWKELTYLYIQYDEFDNAATTIMNHSPDAWDHMQFKDVAVKVANVELYYKAVHFYLQEHPDLINDLLNVLALRVDHTRVVDIMRKAGHLHLVKPYMVAVQSNNVAAVNEALNEIYVEEEDYERLRESVDMHDNFDQIGLSQKIEKHELLEMRRIAAYIYKKAGRWKQSIALSKKDNLYKDAMETCSQSGDRELSEELLVYFIEQGKKECFASCLFICYDLIRPDVALELAWMNNMIDFAFPYLLQFIREYTGKVDELMKDKIEAQSEVKAKEKEEKDLVAQQNMYAQLLPLALPAPPMPGMGSGPGMTAPFTAPPPMGGMGMPPMPMPMPMPPFGMPPMGTY